The Candidatus Hydrogenedentota bacterium genome has a segment encoding these proteins:
- a CDS encoding polysaccharide pyruvyl transferase family protein: protein MRDGKPVFAFFAVSRTGNRGAVSMLESAIDHLTATPADGWVHVFTVYPKQDARLAKPRPRVDLRDGGPIRLVTWLIPMCILWRLLRMLHLAPPPRWWGGDMQALLESDVCVMAGGTTFTDAQKFKVIYNVACAAPAILLGKRSMFYSQTMGPFNHPFNRFWAKWVLNRVDLVVPRGKGSYDHVKNLGISHAMELPDSAFTLVVPKEAEDAIRAEYRPLLEGRTVVGISVNTIVQGKCNALGIDHNGVWVRFIGYLQERGYYVLLIPHSMRPGSKSLHNNDLVPVHEIYDRLPSKENIHIVEKHYDCKELRVLVGLADYYVASRFHSMISALCTETPVSVIGWGYQKYREVLAEFDLESYCRDAAELSFEGLVEGFERIVREADSIKARMREHLPEVQARSRRNHEEALRLAELGRNASKRMT, encoded by the coding sequence ATGCGGGACGGAAAACCGGTATTCGCGTTCTTCGCGGTTTCGCGCACGGGAAATCGCGGCGCGGTTTCGATGCTCGAAAGCGCCATTGATCATTTGACCGCAACACCGGCCGATGGCTGGGTGCACGTGTTCACCGTGTATCCGAAACAAGACGCGCGCCTTGCCAAACCGCGCCCGCGCGTGGATCTGCGCGATGGCGGTCCGATTCGGCTCGTGACATGGCTTATTCCGATGTGCATTCTCTGGCGCCTATTGAGGATGCTGCATCTTGCGCCGCCGCCCCGCTGGTGGGGAGGCGACATGCAGGCGCTGCTCGAATCGGACGTGTGCGTGATGGCGGGGGGGACCACCTTTACCGACGCGCAGAAGTTCAAGGTCATTTACAACGTCGCATGCGCCGCCCCGGCCATCTTGCTCGGCAAGCGATCGATGTTCTATTCGCAGACGATGGGACCTTTCAATCATCCCTTCAACCGATTCTGGGCCAAATGGGTGTTGAACCGTGTGGATCTCGTGGTTCCCCGCGGAAAGGGCAGTTACGATCATGTAAAGAACTTGGGAATTTCCCATGCCATGGAACTGCCGGATTCCGCCTTCACGCTGGTCGTGCCGAAAGAGGCCGAGGATGCGATTCGCGCGGAATACCGGCCGTTGCTGGAAGGCCGGACCGTCGTCGGGATTTCCGTCAACACGATCGTCCAGGGCAAGTGCAACGCGCTGGGCATAGACCACAACGGCGTCTGGGTGCGCTTCATCGGCTACTTGCAGGAACGCGGCTATTACGTTCTCCTGATTCCCCACAGCATGCGGCCCGGCAGCAAAAGCCTGCACAACAACGACCTTGTGCCCGTGCATGAAATTTACGATCGGCTTCCGTCGAAGGAAAATATCCATATCGTCGAAAAGCACTACGACTGCAAGGAACTTCGGGTCTTGGTGGGACTGGCCGATTACTATGTAGCGAGCCGGTTTCATTCGATGATTTCGGCGTTGTGTACTGAAACGCCCGTGAGCGTAATCGGCTGGGGATATCAGAAATACCGGGAAGTGCTGGCCGAGTTCGATCTGGAATCCTATTGCCGCGACGCCGCCGAATTGTCGTTCGAGGGGCTGGTCGAGGGGTTCGAGCGGATCGTGCGCGAGGCCGACAGCATCAAGGCCCGCATGCGCGAGCACCTGCCCGAAGTCCAAGCCCGTTCGCGACGGAACCACGAGGAAGCCCTGCGCTTGGCCGAGTTGGGCCGAAATGCGTCTAAACGGATGACTTGA
- a CDS encoding ATP-dependent Clp protease proteolytic subunit has protein sequence MPFPGRMEMTGGLDIRNITIYEQTARGERLYDIYSRLLADRIIFLGFPITDEAANFVIGQMMFLEAEDPDKDINLYINSPGGSVTAGLAIYDTMQYIKPAVCTICIGQAASMAAVLMAAGEPGKRFALPYSRFLLHQLTAGVQGQAADIDIQAREILRIGQIMDEILVKHTGQPIEVIRRDSDRDFYMDAEEAKQYGLIDEVFKRDKKA, from the coding sequence ATGCCGTTTCCGGGACGCATGGAAATGACGGGCGGGCTTGATATCCGCAACATTACCATATACGAGCAAACCGCGCGCGGCGAGCGCCTGTACGACATCTATTCCCGCCTGCTGGCCGACCGGATCATTTTCCTCGGTTTTCCGATTACCGACGAGGCGGCCAATTTCGTCATCGGGCAAATGATGTTTCTCGAGGCCGAGGATCCCGACAAGGACATCAATCTTTACATCAACAGTCCGGGCGGGAGCGTGACAGCCGGACTGGCGATTTACGACACAATGCAATACATCAAGCCGGCGGTCTGCACCATCTGCATCGGACAGGCGGCGAGCATGGCGGCGGTGTTGATGGCGGCCGGGGAGCCGGGCAAGCGCTTTGCGCTGCCGTACAGCCGTTTTCTGCTGCACCAGCTTACCGCCGGCGTGCAGGGTCAAGCCGCCGACATTGACATCCAGGCCCGCGAGATTCTCCGAATCGGCCAGATCATGGACGAGATTCTGGTCAAGCACACCGGGCAGCCCATCGAAGTCATTCGACGCGACAGCGACCGTGATTTCTACATGGACGCCGAAGAAGCGAAGCAGTACGGCCTGATTGACGAGGTTTTCAAGCGCGACAAAAAAGCCTAG
- a CDS encoding glycosyltransferase family 2 protein — MKADNVSIVIPAFNEAGAIGPVVESLRVRLPEAELIVVNDGSSDDTASIAEAAGATVVSHPKNRGYGAALRTGTLQASRAYVLFCDSDGQHSTDDVARLIEACDGHDMVVGARGQDSHAPLARRPGKRILTLFADYLAGEKIPDLNSGLRMIRREVLLKYLHLMPSGFSFSTTSTFAMLKTNRHILWIPITVAARVGQSTVRQWKHGPQTLLLLLRLTVLFEPLKVFLVASGILACFTLASFAIDVMASGRINLGDSTVLLGVASLLVFLFGLLCDQVSALRRELHE; from the coding sequence GTGAAAGCAGATAACGTAAGCATTGTCATCCCCGCGTTCAACGAAGCGGGCGCCATCGGGCCGGTCGTCGAAAGCCTGCGGGTCCGATTGCCCGAAGCGGAACTCATCGTCGTCAACGACGGATCGTCCGATGACACCGCTTCGATCGCCGAAGCAGCGGGCGCCACGGTCGTCAGCCATCCGAAAAACCGCGGCTACGGCGCGGCCCTGCGTACGGGCACATTGCAGGCATCGCGCGCGTATGTGCTGTTCTGCGATTCGGACGGACAGCATTCCACGGACGACGTCGCGCGGCTCATCGAGGCGTGCGACGGGCACGACATGGTCGTCGGCGCACGAGGCCAAGATTCGCATGCCCCGCTGGCGCGCCGGCCCGGTAAGCGCATCCTGACGCTTTTCGCCGATTACCTCGCGGGCGAAAAAATACCGGACCTGAACTCCGGGTTGCGCATGATTCGACGCGAAGTGCTCTTGAAATACTTACACCTCATGCCGAGCGGTTTTTCCTTTTCGACGACGAGCACCTTCGCCATGCTCAAGACGAACCGGCACATCTTGTGGATTCCGATTACCGTGGCGGCGCGCGTTGGACAAAGCACGGTGCGTCAATGGAAGCACGGGCCACAAACGCTGCTGCTGCTGCTGCGCCTAACGGTCCTGTTCGAACCGCTCAAGGTATTCCTTGTTGCATCAGGCATTCTGGCTTGTTTCACGCTGGCCAGTTTCGCGATAGACGTAATGGCCAGCGGCCGGATCAACTTGGGCGATTCCACGGTGTTGCTGGGCGTGGCGTCCCTGCTGGTTTTCCTGTTCGGCCTGTTGTGCGATCAAGTCTCGGCCCTGCGGAGAGAGCTCCATGAATGA
- a CDS encoding glycosyltransferase family 39 protein: protein MPFGEWPRKIGGMESGAKTMRQETRDACALAALAFLIRAAFVWGAPRALDSADAIHYIETARQLASGAFSGINPGIPPLYPLLAALLHPVLPDGETACMAVSFLASILLVPVVYGLARDLHGPSAARIAGLTAALWPWLVDYAGRVGPDALACTLWMAAVWGLSRAIRRGGGGYIVSAALAFTALHLARAEGLLVFVASLVIAPCFLKPSNRDGWARFAAFAGTAIGIIVLCAVVAKFTTGHTLFGERMARLFQDWSVTPFEVARMRDSAGDPAGVVSHHVLIPLAHTIVATLFNVVPTMLGPVLMLFMGVGLLAPSKPRDARLEGFVLAFAGVQWVLTLPVLSPEPRYLMAPLAALSLWTARGAADVSANLRTHERGRRLAMLPVAAIAATLLLGLAMMAAADFLRPSPARPLEYKTAGHWMKQHLAPGLIFTRKPQIGYYADMPSTGPDAQDTIEKALERARNAGARYFVVDERYTAKMAPGLAPLLDPANAPPDLQHLISFAPFPQGRVAIYEIRRP from the coding sequence TTGCCTTTTGGGGAATGGCCGCGTAAAATCGGCGGCATGGAATCCGGCGCCAAAACCATGCGGCAGGAGACGCGCGACGCGTGCGCGCTGGCCGCGCTGGCCTTTTTGATTCGCGCGGCGTTTGTATGGGGGGCGCCGCGCGCGTTGGACAGCGCCGATGCGATCCATTATATCGAGACCGCGCGTCAGTTGGCTTCGGGGGCCTTTTCGGGCATCAATCCCGGAATTCCGCCGCTCTATCCCCTGTTGGCGGCCTTGCTGCATCCGGTATTGCCCGACGGCGAAACGGCGTGCATGGCGGTCTCGTTTCTGGCCTCCATTCTGCTCGTGCCGGTCGTGTACGGGCTTGCGCGCGACCTGCACGGACCGTCCGCGGCGCGCATTGCGGGACTGACGGCCGCCCTGTGGCCGTGGCTTGTGGACTACGCCGGGCGGGTGGGTCCCGACGCCCTTGCCTGCACGCTGTGGATGGCCGCCGTCTGGGGCTTGTCGCGGGCGATTCGGCGCGGGGGAGGGGGATATATCGTGTCGGCTGCGCTGGCGTTTACCGCGTTGCACCTTGCCCGTGCCGAGGGCCTTTTGGTCTTCGTCGCTTCCCTGGTCATCGCGCCCTGTTTTCTGAAACCTTCCAATCGGGACGGATGGGCGCGTTTCGCCGCGTTTGCCGGAACCGCGATCGGGATCATTGTGTTGTGCGCGGTTGTCGCCAAGTTCACGACAGGCCATACGCTGTTCGGCGAACGCATGGCCCGTCTTTTTCAGGATTGGAGCGTGACGCCGTTCGAGGTGGCGCGGATGCGCGACTCGGCCGGCGATCCCGCCGGGGTGGTCTCGCATCATGTTCTGATTCCCTTGGCCCACACAATTGTCGCCACCTTGTTCAATGTCGTTCCGACGATGCTGGGGCCTGTGTTGATGCTTTTCATGGGCGTCGGATTATTGGCGCCGTCGAAACCGCGCGATGCGCGACTCGAGGGGTTCGTTCTTGCGTTCGCCGGCGTTCAATGGGTATTGACCCTCCCTGTGTTGTCGCCCGAACCGCGTTATCTCATGGCGCCGCTGGCCGCGCTGTCGTTATGGACGGCGCGTGGCGCCGCGGACGTTTCGGCCAACCTGCGGACACATGAGCGCGGCCGTCGGCTGGCCATGCTGCCCGTGGCCGCGATTGCGGCCACGCTTCTCCTCGGACTCGCCATGATGGCCGCCGCGGATTTCCTGAGGCCCTCGCCGGCCCGTCCGCTCGAATACAAAACAGCGGGACATTGGATGAAACAACATCTCGCGCCGGGGCTAATCTTTACGCGCAAACCGCAAATCGGCTACTACGCGGACATGCCCTCGACCGGTCCCGACGCGCAGGACACTATCGAAAAGGCCTTGGAACGCGCGCGAAACGCCGGAGCGCGGTATTTCGTTGTTGACGAACGCTACACCGCCAAGATGGCGCCGGGCCTCGCGCCGTTGCTCGATCCCGCCAATGCCCCGCCGGATCTGCAACATCTGATATCGTTCGCCCCGTTTCCGCAGGGACGTGTCGCCATTTACGAAATCAGGCGCCCCTGA
- a CDS encoding nucleotide sugar dehydrogenase, giving the protein MSDSFEILQRKLADKTAVGGVIGLGYVGLPLVQHLCNAGYRVLGFDIDPVKTERIAKGQSYIKHIESAWIAETVRRGSFEATTDFTRLYEADCISICVPTPLDEHSEPDLQYVVATAESIARTLRPGQLVILESTTYPGTTAEVVLPILERSGLMVGRDFFLVFSPEREDPGNAQYTIRTIPKVIGGLTPRCSDLAAKYYGTIFERTVIVSTPAAAELTKLLENIFRCVNIALVNELKVLCDRMGVDIWEVIEAASTKPFGFMPFYPGPGLGGHCIPIDPFYLSWKAREFGFAARFIELAGEINTSMPLYVVMRLMEALNERGKPVKGSRILLLGAAYKKDVDDIRESPSIRLIQLLRERGAQVDYNDPYIPKITHGRRHNIEMESVELTPENIRSYDCVLISTAHSCYDIAQIVENAALIIDTRNATGRMFAGAPNIVKA; this is encoded by the coding sequence GTGAGCGACAGTTTCGAGATATTGCAGCGCAAACTGGCGGACAAGACGGCCGTCGGCGGCGTCATCGGCCTTGGTTACGTCGGCCTTCCGCTCGTGCAGCATCTGTGCAACGCCGGGTATCGCGTCCTTGGTTTCGACATTGATCCAGTGAAGACCGAACGGATTGCCAAGGGCCAAAGTTACATCAAGCACATTGAAAGCGCCTGGATCGCGGAGACGGTCAGGCGCGGATCTTTTGAAGCGACGACTGATTTTACGCGCCTGTACGAAGCCGATTGCATCAGTATCTGCGTGCCGACCCCGCTGGACGAACACAGCGAACCGGATCTCCAATATGTCGTTGCGACGGCGGAAAGCATCGCGCGGACCCTGCGGCCGGGCCAGTTGGTCATTCTCGAAAGCACGACCTACCCCGGCACGACCGCCGAGGTCGTTTTGCCCATTCTTGAACGTTCCGGTCTGATGGTCGGGCGGGATTTCTTTCTCGTCTTTTCGCCGGAACGGGAAGATCCCGGCAACGCCCAGTATACGATTCGCACGATTCCGAAGGTCATCGGCGGCCTGACGCCCCGTTGCTCGGACTTGGCCGCGAAATATTACGGGACTATTTTCGAGCGGACGGTCATCGTGTCCACCCCCGCGGCGGCGGAACTCACCAAACTGCTCGAAAACATCTTCCGCTGCGTCAACATTGCGCTCGTGAACGAACTCAAGGTGCTTTGCGACCGGATGGGCGTGGACATCTGGGAAGTCATCGAGGCGGCTTCCACGAAACCGTTCGGATTCATGCCGTTTTATCCCGGACCGGGCCTTGGCGGCCACTGCATTCCGATCGATCCTTTCTATTTGAGTTGGAAAGCCCGCGAATTCGGATTTGCCGCGCGCTTCATTGAATTGGCGGGCGAAATCAACACCTCCATGCCCCTGTATGTGGTCATGCGCCTGATGGAAGCCTTGAACGAGCGGGGGAAACCCGTCAAAGGCTCGCGCATCCTGTTGCTCGGCGCCGCCTACAAGAAAGACGTGGACGACATCCGCGAGTCGCCGTCCATTCGCCTGATCCAGTTGCTGCGCGAACGCGGGGCGCAGGTTGACTACAACGATCCGTACATTCCGAAAATCACGCACGGGCGCCGCCATAATATTGAAATGGAAAGCGTTGAACTCACCCCGGAAAACATCCGGTCGTACGATTGCGTGCTGATTTCGACGGCGCACTCTTGCTATGACATTGCACAGATAGTCGAAAATGCGGCGCTCATCATTGACACGCGAAACGCAACCGGCCGCATGTTCGCCGGCGCGCCGAACATCGTGAAGGCATGA
- the tig gene encoding trigger factor — protein sequence MTNNETKDTTAVAEDEIKPTSPETAESDKEGEEEFKFVEEPTFEIDYKGDCLYEIKVTIPPANEAKLSSDTFGKLQHEAELPGFRRGRAPRKLIERKFAKAVRGDVEGKLVQAAVAKLVKEKNLKPRGVPEVPDYEKNDKRNPEDPIAFTLKFEVDPRVELCKYRGIAVERPIYTIQEKDIETAVKNLQSRYSVFESAEGIEAQEGDQAIISFKGTMDGAEFPGGAAENYPYILGSKRFFPEFEEVLLGAKSGETRTCRVTFPDSYPAEHLRGHTAQFEITINELKRRQIPELNDDFAKQTGFENVAALRESLANQLRERTMAESNEIAESRAVKAIIDASRFEIPKSLIEHMSLQFYEDSVNNLRTRHVPAAKIEERDEELRTQAREEALNAIKSWTVLNEIAEAEGIEVTDEDFMAEAANLSKRSGVSMEAVAKYLGEEQHRNTYERRILHNKVIAAIMQHATITDKEVTQEEFDKADDRMGGESAGE from the coding sequence ATGACAAACAACGAGACCAAAGACACAACAGCAGTCGCGGAAGACGAAATCAAACCGACATCTCCCGAAACCGCCGAATCGGACAAAGAGGGCGAGGAAGAATTCAAATTTGTTGAAGAACCCACGTTCGAGATCGATTACAAGGGCGATTGCCTATACGAGATCAAGGTGACGATTCCGCCCGCCAACGAGGCGAAGTTGTCTTCGGATACCTTCGGCAAATTGCAGCACGAGGCCGAATTGCCGGGATTCCGCCGCGGTCGCGCCCCGCGAAAATTGATCGAACGGAAATTCGCCAAGGCCGTTCGCGGCGACGTCGAAGGCAAACTGGTCCAGGCCGCCGTCGCGAAACTCGTCAAGGAAAAGAATCTGAAACCCCGCGGCGTGCCCGAAGTGCCCGATTACGAAAAAAACGACAAGCGAAATCCCGAGGATCCCATCGCGTTTACGCTGAAATTTGAGGTCGATCCGCGGGTCGAATTATGCAAGTACCGCGGAATCGCGGTCGAACGCCCGATCTATACCATCCAGGAAAAAGACATTGAGACCGCCGTCAAAAATCTTCAGTCGCGATATTCCGTTTTTGAATCGGCGGAGGGTATCGAGGCGCAGGAGGGCGATCAGGCCATTATCAGTTTCAAGGGCACGATGGATGGAGCCGAATTTCCCGGGGGCGCCGCCGAGAATTATCCCTATATTCTGGGGTCGAAACGTTTCTTTCCGGAATTCGAGGAGGTTCTGCTTGGGGCGAAAAGCGGCGAAACGCGGACATGCCGCGTGACGTTTCCGGATAGTTATCCCGCCGAACATTTGCGCGGGCACACGGCCCAGTTTGAGATTACCATCAACGAATTGAAGCGGCGCCAGATACCCGAATTGAACGACGATTTCGCGAAACAGACCGGTTTTGAGAATGTGGCGGCGTTGCGGGAAAGCCTTGCAAACCAGTTGCGGGAACGCACGATGGCCGAGAGCAATGAAATCGCCGAGAGCCGCGCGGTCAAGGCCATCATTGACGCCAGCCGCTTCGAAATCCCCAAATCGCTCATCGAGCACATGTCGCTGCAGTTTTACGAGGACAGCGTGAACAATCTGCGCACGCGCCATGTGCCGGCGGCCAAGATCGAAGAACGGGACGAGGAATTACGCACACAGGCGCGTGAAGAAGCGCTGAACGCCATCAAGAGTTGGACGGTCCTGAACGAAATCGCGGAGGCGGAAGGCATCGAGGTCACCGACGAGGATTTCATGGCCGAGGCCGCCAACTTGTCAAAGCGGTCGGGTGTGAGCATGGAAGCCGTCGCGAAGTATCTGGGCGAGGAACAGCATCGCAACACGTATGAACGCCGTATACTGCACAACAAGGTGATCGCCGCCATCATGCAGCACGCGACCATTACGGACAAGGAAGTGACCCAAGAAGAATTTGACAAGGCCGACGATCGCATGGGCGGCGAAAGCGCGGGAGAATAG
- a CDS encoding Coenzyme F420 hydrogenase/dehydrogenase, beta subunit C-terminal domain produces MNEDPSGAADALALGEMYCGYANDAEVRAHASSGGIVSAILLDALEAGAIDAALVSWIASENGQIKAVSGLVENRGGVLAEAGSAYVYTPVIDAVRDLENTNRRVAVVALPCQARGIRKLTEKRPNLRRNVVLVIGLFCRGAVGPEFYEDLFRKKGIDPGEVERVKVARGHVGGEVRVVLRDGRIVPLSFFGMNAYRTSGVHAHSGCLHCTEHLAEDADISVGDIFTPEYERREIKHSCFIPRTEAGRAIMQRLAESGRIAFEFFGTQRYRQTFRKIEAFSNALDARALAAKLTGVRLPPHPVRFCHPLHVLSWMIFFTFFRLSRTSWGRRMLYALPPITVKSAAILVKGLSKT; encoded by the coding sequence ATGAATGAAGACCCGTCAGGCGCCGCGGACGCGCTGGCCTTGGGGGAAATGTACTGCGGTTACGCAAACGATGCCGAGGTCAGGGCGCATGCCTCCTCGGGCGGCATTGTTTCGGCCATCCTGCTCGATGCATTGGAAGCGGGCGCCATTGACGCCGCGCTCGTCTCGTGGATTGCTTCGGAAAACGGACAAATAAAGGCCGTTTCCGGGCTGGTTGAAAATCGCGGGGGCGTGCTTGCCGAGGCAGGAAGCGCCTATGTTTATACGCCCGTGATTGATGCGGTTCGCGATTTGGAAAACACAAACCGGCGCGTTGCCGTGGTCGCCCTGCCGTGCCAGGCGCGGGGCATTCGCAAACTCACCGAGAAACGGCCCAATCTGCGCCGGAACGTGGTTCTGGTTATTGGCCTGTTTTGCCGTGGCGCGGTCGGGCCGGAATTCTACGAGGACCTGTTCCGGAAGAAGGGGATCGATCCCGGCGAAGTCGAGCGCGTCAAAGTGGCGCGTGGGCATGTAGGTGGAGAAGTCCGAGTTGTCTTGCGCGACGGACGAATCGTTCCGCTGAGTTTCTTCGGAATGAATGCCTATCGGACGTCCGGCGTTCACGCCCATTCCGGTTGCCTGCATTGCACGGAACACTTGGCCGAGGACGCGGATATTTCCGTGGGCGACATTTTTACGCCGGAGTACGAACGGCGCGAAATCAAGCACTCCTGTTTTATCCCGAGGACGGAGGCCGGGCGCGCGATCATGCAACGCTTGGCGGAATCGGGCCGGATTGCGTTTGAATTTTTCGGCACGCAACGCTACAGGCAAACATTCCGCAAGATTGAAGCGTTTTCCAATGCGCTCGATGCGCGTGCGCTGGCGGCGAAACTGACCGGCGTCCGGCTGCCGCCGCATCCCGTCCGTTTTTGCCATCCCCTGCATGTATTGTCTTGGATGATTTTCTTCACATTTTTCCGGTTGTCGCGGACGTCGTGGGGCCGGCGCATGCTTTATGCCCTTCCTCCCATTACTGTAAAAAGCGCGGCGATTTTGGTGAAGGGACTGTCGAAAACATGA
- a CDS encoding SDR family oxidoreductase, whose protein sequence is MAKFLVTGGAGFIGSNIVDFLLEERHAVRVLDNLATGRRENLSHVMDRVEFMQGDLRDKTACREAVRGMDYVLHQGAVPSVPRSVADPLLSNEANVTGTVNLLVAARDAGVKRLVFASSSSVYGDQQADVKTEDLPLNPLSPYAATKAAGEYYLRSFSLCYGIETVSLRYFNVFGPRQDPNSPYSAVIPLFITAMLEGRRPIVHGDGLQARDFTFVGNNVRANVLAATASFDARGQAYNIACGDSITLLDLVHAINKTLGTDIQPAFAPRRVGDVRVSKADISRAKADMGYEVSVDFTEGIKRTIEWYRRNTKRESR, encoded by the coding sequence ATGGCCAAGTTTCTGGTAACGGGCGGCGCCGGTTTCATCGGATCGAATATCGTTGACTTTCTTCTGGAGGAGAGGCATGCCGTCCGTGTGCTGGACAATTTGGCAACGGGGCGGCGTGAGAATCTGTCGCACGTCATGGATCGCGTCGAATTCATGCAGGGCGACTTGCGCGACAAGACGGCCTGTCGGGAGGCGGTCCGCGGCATGGATTACGTGTTGCATCAGGGCGCGGTGCCTTCGGTCCCGCGCAGCGTGGCGGATCCGCTGCTCAGCAACGAAGCCAACGTGACCGGAACCGTCAACCTCCTGGTTGCGGCGCGCGACGCCGGCGTCAAGCGGCTGGTATTCGCCAGCTCGAGTTCGGTGTACGGCGATCAACAGGCGGACGTCAAGACGGAAGACCTCCCGTTGAATCCCCTGTCGCCCTACGCGGCGACCAAGGCCGCCGGCGAGTATTATCTGCGATCCTTCAGCCTTTGTTACGGTATCGAGACCGTGTCGTTGCGCTACTTCAACGTGTTCGGACCACGCCAGGATCCGAATTCGCCTTATAGCGCCGTGATTCCGCTCTTCATCACGGCCATGCTCGAAGGCCGGCGTCCCATCGTTCACGGCGATGGATTGCAGGCGCGCGACTTTACATTCGTCGGAAACAATGTTCGGGCGAACGTGCTGGCCGCGACGGCTTCCTTCGACGCCAGAGGACAGGCGTATAATATCGCCTGCGGAGATTCCATAACCCTGCTCGACCTCGTTCACGCGATCAATAAGACGCTGGGCACGGACATCCAGCCTGCATTCGCGCCCCGGCGCGTGGGCGATGTCCGAGTCTCGAAAGCGGACATTTCGCGGGCAAAGGCCGACATGGGCTACGAGGTTTCAGTGGATTTTACCGAGGGAATCAAGCGAACGATCGAATGGTACAGGCGGAACACGAAACGTGAAAGCAGATAA
- a CDS encoding exosortase/archaeosortase family protein yields MSDSQEHSPADPASSAEPASPPAQSRKAVRGKTLKFIVVFMISVLVLLVGYETQKQSVANDWYLLQVARSTAWLLRFVGYSCTVGGVERFKGREGMVRASVAAWKRGEDAPAMTPPDANTSPLSAWEVWEYQAAQLRHERAKLKAQLDAAVADTTQAEPERSARIEDMRMRLLQMKSQEMGPLVSFVWKAGPERRLADAQKEIADVQTRTDMDESDRARRLLALRERVAGLEKEAQAAASMPRDKRQREDLMFPFIVVPDCGAIQSMAIFFAAILAFPAPWWRRLAGLLIGIPVLYWVNAFRLAFLAVIGAWDGGGPRFKFAHEYVWQGIYIVFVVALWMAWVELLVRRKRT; encoded by the coding sequence ATGTCTGATTCCCAGGAACATTCACCGGCGGATCCCGCTTCTTCCGCCGAACCCGCTTCCCCGCCGGCCCAAAGCAGAAAGGCCGTCCGCGGGAAAACGCTGAAATTCATCGTCGTATTCATGATAAGCGTGCTTGTTCTCCTGGTCGGATACGAGACCCAAAAGCAAAGCGTTGCCAATGATTGGTATTTGTTGCAGGTAGCCCGCAGCACGGCATGGCTGCTGCGTTTCGTCGGATATTCCTGCACAGTGGGAGGCGTCGAACGATTCAAGGGACGAGAAGGAATGGTCCGGGCATCGGTGGCGGCGTGGAAACGCGGGGAGGACGCACCGGCCATGACGCCGCCCGACGCCAATACGTCGCCGCTCAGCGCTTGGGAAGTTTGGGAATATCAGGCGGCCCAACTGCGCCATGAACGGGCCAAGCTCAAGGCCCAACTCGACGCGGCCGTTGCCGACACGACCCAGGCGGAACCGGAACGTTCGGCGCGCATCGAGGATATGCGCATGCGCCTGCTGCAGATGAAATCGCAGGAAATGGGCCCCCTGGTCTCATTTGTCTGGAAGGCCGGTCCGGAACGCAGGCTGGCCGACGCCCAAAAGGAAATCGCCGACGTTCAAACCCGGACGGATATGGACGAATCGGATCGCGCCCGGCGGCTGTTGGCTTTGCGGGAACGCGTGGCCGGGCTGGAAAAAGAAGCGCAGGCTGCCGCCTCGATGCCGCGCGACAAGCGCCAGCGCGAGGATCTCATGTTTCCCTTCATCGTGGTGCCCGATTGCGGCGCAATACAGTCCATGGCCATCTTTTTCGCGGCCATCCTGGCGTTTCCCGCGCCGTGGTGGAGGCGGCTGGCCGGATTGCTGATCGGCATACCCGTTTTGTATTGGGTAAATGCCTTCCGGCTCGCCTTTCTCGCGGTGATCGGCGCCTGGGACGGGGGCGGCCCCCGGTTCAAATTCGCGCACGAATACGTCTGGCAGGGTATTTATATCGTTTTTGTGGTAGCCTTGTGGATGGCGTGGGTGGAACTGCTGGTGCGGAGGAAGCGGACATGA